One window of the Chryseobacterium sp. CY350 genome contains the following:
- a CDS encoding NAD(P)-dependent alcohol dehydrogenase — protein MNSYSVKAYGTESKEADLKEMNIERREPTPNDVEIEILYCGVCHSDLHTARNDWGGTKYPAVPGHEIVGKITRIGSDVTKFKVGDLAGVGCIVDSCGTCESCKKDLEQYCKTGFVGTYNGKDEHLGGHTFGGYSEKVVVDAGHVLKIPENLDLAAVAPLLCAGITTWSPLKHWNVGPDSKVAVVGLGGLGHMAIKLAKGLGAEVTLFSRSPGKSDDAKNLGADHVVISTDDAQMKEVSGKFDVIIDTVPYDHDVNPYVATLNINGTLVLVGFIGKMEEALFTPPMIMGRRSVAGSVIGGIAETQEMLDFCGEHNIVSEIEMIKMQEINEAYERMLKSDVRYRFVIDMKSLS, from the coding sequence ATGAATTCATATTCAGTAAAAGCTTACGGAACGGAATCTAAGGAAGCCGACCTTAAAGAAATGAACATCGAAAGAAGAGAACCAACACCAAATGACGTTGAAATTGAAATTCTTTACTGTGGTGTTTGTCATTCTGATCTTCACACGGCAAGAAATGATTGGGGAGGAACAAAATATCCTGCCGTTCCTGGTCACGAAATTGTAGGAAAAATTACAAGAATTGGAAGTGATGTTACAAAATTTAAAGTCGGAGATCTTGCCGGAGTCGGCTGTATTGTAGACTCTTGCGGAACTTGCGAAAGCTGTAAGAAAGATCTTGAACAATATTGTAAAACAGGATTTGTAGGTACCTACAACGGAAAAGATGAACATTTGGGAGGTCATACTTTTGGAGGATATTCTGAGAAAGTAGTGGTAGATGCGGGTCATGTTTTAAAAATTCCTGAAAATTTAGATTTAGCAGCAGTAGCACCACTTCTTTGTGCAGGAATTACCACTTGGTCTCCGTTAAAACATTGGAATGTAGGACCTGATTCTAAAGTTGCTGTCGTAGGTTTAGGCGGATTAGGACATATGGCAATTAAACTTGCTAAAGGTTTGGGAGCTGAGGTGACGTTGTTTTCAAGATCGCCGGGAAAATCTGATGATGCAAAAAATTTGGGAGCAGATCATGTTGTAATTTCAACAGACGATGCTCAAATGAAGGAAGTGAGCGGCAAGTTTGATGTAATTATTGACACGGTTCCTTACGATCACGATGTGAATCCTTATGTTGCTACACTTAACATTAACGGAACATTGGTTTTGGTAGGATTTATCGGAAAAATGGAAGAAGCACTATTCACACCGCCAATGATTATGGGAAGAAGATCTGTTGCAGGATCAGTAATTGGTGGAATTGCTGAAACACAGGAAATGCTTGATTTCTGTGGAGAACACAATATCGTTTCTGAAATCGAAATGATTAAAATGCAGGAAATTAATGAAGCATATGAGAGAATGCTGAAAAGCGACGTGAGATATCGTTTTGTGATCGATATGAAATCTTTATCATAA
- a CDS encoding carboxylesterase family protein, translating to MTLHNNNATYLFETSFGKVLGLKEKGIIKAKSIRYAHSERFKKPIPASASTSEILFSEKTPVCPQNISPLLEKMIGKINLDDFEIDESPQYLSVFRPDHFTENEKLPVIVWIHGGSYELGCGDLSTADPTDWVREENIIIVTVSYRLGMFGFLGGTEEKPANLGLFDIIEGLRWIKKHILYFGGNPENITLFGQSSGGDAIADLMISDGVEGLFHRAIIHSAPLGLKKNREKMSSEFLTKTADVTADSDAFEVVQNYRNHRPSFFKYGLKAAMPFATQYGFPPLCRESEVEEQWKKSAGKYDVLIGINDEETAFYLRTSETMNRFLPIKIINKTIRTTTEIIYGKPAKDFAENFADAGGNVYLFRIHPRFTSNHFMGAHAIDLPFIFGNENGWKNAGILNNIPWKYIDENGKKLRALWAEFATEGKISDLSDRPEILELRKV from the coding sequence ATGACATTACATAACAATAATGCAACCTATCTTTTTGAAACTTCTTTCGGGAAGGTTTTAGGCTTAAAAGAAAAGGGTATCATCAAAGCAAAAAGCATTCGGTATGCGCATTCTGAGAGGTTTAAAAAACCAATTCCGGCCTCGGCATCCACTTCTGAGATTTTGTTTTCTGAAAAAACGCCTGTCTGCCCGCAAAATATCAGTCCGCTTTTAGAAAAAATGATTGGTAAGATAAATTTAGACGATTTTGAAATTGATGAATCCCCGCAATATCTTTCTGTTTTTCGGCCAGATCATTTCACTGAAAATGAAAAATTGCCTGTCATCGTCTGGATTCACGGCGGTTCTTACGAGTTGGGCTGCGGAGATTTATCAACAGCCGATCCTACCGATTGGGTGAGAGAAGAAAATATCATCATCGTAACAGTTTCCTATCGTTTAGGAATGTTCGGATTTTTGGGCGGAACTGAAGAAAAACCGGCAAATCTTGGATTATTCGATATCATTGAAGGACTCAGATGGATCAAAAAACACATCTTATATTTTGGAGGAAATCCTGAAAATATTACTTTGTTCGGACAGTCTTCCGGAGGCGATGCTATTGCCGATCTTATGATTTCTGATGGAGTAGAAGGTCTTTTTCATCGTGCAATTATTCACAGTGCGCCTTTAGGTTTAAAGAAAAACAGAGAAAAAATGTCTTCGGAATTTTTAACAAAAACAGCAGATGTAACCGCTGACTCAGATGCTTTTGAAGTCGTTCAGAATTATAGAAATCACAGGCCTTCTTTTTTTAAATATGGTCTGAAAGCTGCCATGCCTTTTGCGACTCAATATGGTTTTCCACCTTTATGCAGAGAAAGCGAAGTGGAAGAACAATGGAAGAAAAGTGCCGGAAAGTATGATGTTTTAATTGGAATTAATGACGAAGAGACCGCTTTTTATCTTAGAACTTCGGAGACAATGAATCGTTTTCTTCCCATAAAAATTATTAACAAGACGATTCGCACAACTACAGAAATTATTTACGGAAAACCGGCAAAAGATTTCGCTGAAAATTTTGCGGATGCAGGAGGAAATGTTTATTTATTCAGAATTCATCCCAGATTTACTTCGAATCATTTTATGGGAGCTCATGCGATTGATCTGCCTTTTATTTTCGGAAATGAAAATGGTTGGAAAAATGCGGGAATTTTAAACAACATTCCGTGGAAATATATTGATGAAAATGGAAAAAAGCTTCGTGCACTTTGGGCAGAGTTTGCCACAGAAGGAAAAATTTCCGATCTTTCTGACAGACCGGAAATTTTAGAACTACGAAAAGTTTAG
- a CDS encoding TlpA family protein disulfide reductase produces MKQLLTFLMLSIFTLGCSQKAPDASKKEFSKNALSQKLENEEGKSITVQEILNQHKGKVVVIDFWAGWCRDCLKAFPKALELEKNNPNVDFVFFSLDRTKEGFDRSLEKFNMKEKENYWFTSGFKNDFNDYIELNWIPRYMVIDQQSKIAKYYAITPEDPEIQATIDKLLK; encoded by the coding sequence ATGAAACAGCTGTTGACTTTTTTGATGTTAAGTATTTTCACTTTGGGATGTTCGCAAAAGGCACCCGATGCTTCGAAGAAAGAATTTTCGAAAAATGCTCTTAGTCAAAAATTAGAAAATGAAGAGGGAAAAAGTATTACGGTTCAGGAAATTCTTAATCAGCACAAAGGCAAAGTCGTCGTGATCGATTTTTGGGCCGGTTGGTGCAGAGATTGCCTGAAAGCTTTTCCGAAAGCTCTCGAACTCGAAAAAAATAATCCCAATGTAGATTTTGTTTTCTTTTCTCTGGATCGTACAAAAGAAGGTTTTGATCGAAGTCTAGAAAAATTTAATATGAAAGAAAAAGAAAATTACTGGTTTACTTCAGGCTTTAAAAATGACTTTAATGATTATATCGAGCTTAACTGGATCCCAAGATACATGGTAATTGATCAGCAATCTAAAATTGCAAAGTATTATGCTATTACGCCGGAAGATCCGGAAATTCAGGCAACAATTGATAAGCTTTTAAAATAA
- the truA gene encoding tRNA pseudouridine(38-40) synthase TruA, translating into MRYFIEFSYNGKNYFGYQIQPKDISVQEELEKALSTILREKIKTTGAGRTDTGVHAKKMFAHFETQQVLSDQLIHKMNSFLPPDISIKRIFPVKDGFHARFDATFRTYEYYISLEKNPFTQDSAWQLWRRNIDVDKMNEACKILFEYEDFTSFAKLHTDNKTNLCKIYKAEWEQNGTELRFTVSANRFLRNMVRAIVGTMVDVGSGKIQPEDVRNIIENKNRNSAGTSAPAHGLFLVDVGYEFYLNQFKN; encoded by the coding sequence TTGAGATATTTCATAGAGTTTTCTTACAACGGCAAAAACTATTTTGGCTATCAGATTCAGCCGAAGGATATTTCTGTGCAGGAAGAACTGGAAAAAGCACTTTCCACCATTTTAAGAGAAAAGATAAAGACTACCGGAGCGGGTAGAACTGATACGGGAGTTCACGCAAAAAAAATGTTTGCGCATTTTGAAACTCAGCAGGTTTTGAGTGATCAGCTTATTCATAAAATGAACAGTTTTTTGCCGCCGGATATTTCCATTAAAAGGATTTTTCCTGTGAAGGATGGTTTTCATGCACGTTTTGATGCAACTTTCAGAACTTATGAGTATTATATTTCATTAGAAAAAAATCCGTTTACTCAAGATTCTGCCTGGCAGCTTTGGCGAAGAAATATTGATGTTGATAAAATGAATGAAGCCTGTAAAATATTATTCGAATATGAAGATTTCACAAGTTTTGCAAAGCTCCATACAGACAACAAAACCAATCTCTGCAAAATCTACAAAGCAGAATGGGAGCAAAACGGAACGGAGTTAAGATTCACGGTTTCAGCCAATCGGTTTCTCCGAAATATGGTCAGAGCAATTGTAGGAACAATGGTGGATGTGGGTTCGGGCAAAATTCAACCTGAAGACGTCAGAAATATCATAGAAAATAAAAACAGAAACTCAGCAGGAACATCTGCGCCCGCCCACGGACTTTTTTTGGTGGATGTAGGCTATGAATTTTATTTAAACCAATTTAAAAACTAA
- the lpxK gene encoding tetraacyldisaccharide 4'-kinase, which yields MKRWYLYPFSLGYNMVTGIRNSMYDLGIFKSTKFKTPIINVGNLSVGGSGKSPMVMYLATFLSKYYRTGVLSRGYGRLTKGYDVTNYESNYKTVGDEAMQLFERFKNRFVIAVSEERVPGAKKVIDDMDLDVLVLDDAMQHRAIKAGFNILMTDFNDPYFKDHLLPAGDLRESRAGAGRADIIMVSKCPDELTEETKQYYISRIKPSYKQKVFFSSIGYDENVYSREKILPDNNLNYYDILLITGIANPKPLLDHLAKFSQKVKHLKFRDHHNFSDADIKNIVAEYKKLGEYKLILTTEKDYVRLKTFDYLRELVYYWPINVIIDRKEEFNQMILDYINKK from the coding sequence ATGAAAAGATGGTATCTCTATCCTTTTTCTCTGGGTTACAACATGGTTACGGGCATCCGAAACAGCATGTATGATCTGGGGATTTTTAAATCTACAAAATTCAAAACTCCGATCATCAACGTCGGCAATCTTTCTGTGGGCGGAAGCGGAAAATCTCCGATGGTCATGTATCTGGCAACTTTCCTGTCAAAATACTACAGAACCGGTGTTCTTTCAAGAGGTTACGGAAGGTTAACGAAAGGTTATGATGTGACCAACTACGAGAGCAACTACAAAACCGTAGGAGATGAAGCCATGCAGCTGTTTGAACGATTTAAAAACCGTTTTGTCATCGCAGTTTCTGAAGAAAGAGTTCCGGGAGCTAAAAAAGTGATTGATGATATGGATCTTGATGTGCTCGTTTTAGATGATGCCATGCAGCACAGAGCCATCAAAGCAGGATTCAATATTTTGATGACAGATTTTAATGATCCCTATTTTAAAGATCACCTTCTTCCGGCGGGCGATCTTAGAGAATCACGAGCAGGTGCAGGCCGCGCAGATATCATTATGGTAAGCAAATGTCCCGATGAGCTGACCGAAGAAACAAAGCAATATTATATTTCGAGAATAAAGCCATCGTACAAACAAAAAGTTTTTTTTTCATCTATCGGATACGATGAAAATGTGTATTCCAGAGAAAAAATTCTGCCCGACAATAATCTGAATTATTACGATATTCTTCTAATTACCGGAATTGCCAACCCTAAACCTCTGCTGGATCATTTGGCTAAATTTTCCCAGAAAGTAAAACATTTAAAATTCAGAGATCATCACAATTTTTCTGATGCAGATATAAAAAACATTGTTGCAGAATACAAAAAACTCGGCGAATACAAATTGATCTTAACAACTGAAAAAGATTATGTTCGCCTGAAAACATTTGATTATCTGAGAGAGCTTGTCTACTATTGGCCGATCAATGTGATCATTGACAGAAAAGAAGAATTTAATCAAATGATCTTAGACTATATCAACAAAAAATAA
- a CDS encoding NmrA family NAD(P)-binding protein, which translates to MKIIITGSLGNVAKPLAEQLITENHDVTVISSSEVRRSEIESLGAKAAIGSVSDVQFLKETFKGADAVFLMTPPLVSDNNIVKNTIEIGRNYAEAVASNNINRLVMLSSVGADSPIENGPIASLHHIEKIYSELESVSSTFLRAGYFYTNFMNDIPLIKTTGIIGANYSAEVKVPLVHPKDIAKAAAEELVKITSDQKIRYVVGDNRKAGDFATVFGAAIDKPDLPWVEFTDEQSFEGMSQARLPEEMAKLYEEMGRGIRNGIVQEDFIKYGSPIDGETKLEDFAKEFADRLIS; encoded by the coding sequence ATGAAAATCATCATTACAGGTTCTTTAGGGAACGTCGCTAAACCATTAGCAGAACAATTAATCACAGAAAACCATGATGTTACCGTAATCAGCAGCAGCGAAGTCAGAAGATCAGAAATTGAATCTCTGGGAGCAAAAGCCGCAATCGGTTCCGTTTCAGATGTCCAATTTTTAAAAGAAACTTTTAAAGGTGCAGATGCTGTTTTCCTGATGACTCCGCCTTTGGTAAGTGATAACAATATCGTCAAAAACACTATTGAAATAGGAAGAAATTATGCGGAAGCTGTAGCAAGCAACAATATCAATCGTCTGGTGATGCTCAGCAGCGTAGGTGCAGATTCGCCAATAGAAAACGGACCGATTGCAAGTTTACATCATATCGAAAAAATATACAGTGAACTAGAATCAGTATCCTCAACTTTTTTAAGAGCGGGCTACTTCTATACTAACTTCATGAACGATATTCCTCTGATTAAAACTACAGGAATCATCGGAGCAAATTATTCTGCAGAAGTTAAAGTTCCGTTGGTACATCCGAAAGATATCGCAAAAGCTGCGGCCGAAGAATTGGTAAAAATTACATCAGATCAAAAAATCAGATACGTTGTGGGCGACAATCGAAAAGCCGGAGATTTTGCAACGGTTTTTGGTGCAGCAATCGATAAACCAGATTTACCATGGGTAGAATTTACGGATGAACAGAGTTTTGAGGGAATGTCTCAAGCCAGACTTCCCGAAGAAATGGCAAAACTATATGAAGAAATGGGAAGAGGAATCAGAAACGGAATTGTGCAGGAAGATTTTATTAAATATGGCTCACCGATAGATGGTGAAACCAAATTAGAGGATTTCGCGAAAGAATTTGCGGATCGATTGATTTCTTAG
- a CDS encoding alpha-amylase, producing the protein MNQTMIQYFHWYTEGEGKLWKEAEKNAEYLSQLGITSVWFPPAYKGTDGATSIGYDAYDIYDLGEFDQKNSIPTKYGTKTDYKNAIAALQKQNIQVIVDVVLGHKAGGDELETFKAAKVDENNREKIISEFADIQSYTKFTFPGRGKKYSDFEWNFTCFSGVDYAEGKESHIYKIQSEYGNDWEEMIDDEKGNYDYLMFNDVEHRNPHVREELNNWAKWYFEETNFDGVRLDALKHISFDFYKEWLTLLRANSGKNIFAVGEYWAPGQLNLLQKYIDATEGCMSLFDSSLQNNLHTASKEGDSYDLRRIFDMTLTDADPEHSVSLVDNHDTQPLQDLEAPVENWFKPLAYALILLREKGYPCVFYPDLYGAHYKDNDREGNEQEIFLDKVDGIEEMLKARKENAYGAQKDYFEDANCIGWTREGDDEHQGCAVVLSNKDSYVKPMEMGEKYVGKTFYDVLGRSEEKIVIREDGWADFPVPAGNVSVWIPE; encoded by the coding sequence ATGAACCAGACAATGATTCAGTATTTCCACTGGTATACCGAAGGAGAAGGTAAGCTATGGAAAGAAGCCGAGAAAAATGCAGAATATTTATCACAACTAGGCATTACGTCGGTTTGGTTTCCGCCGGCATATAAAGGGACAGACGGTGCAACTTCCATCGGATATGATGCTTATGATATTTATGACTTGGGAGAATTTGATCAGAAAAACAGCATCCCCACGAAATACGGAACCAAAACAGATTATAAAAATGCCATAGCAGCTTTACAAAAGCAGAATATCCAGGTTATTGTAGATGTAGTTCTAGGTCATAAAGCAGGCGGTGACGAGCTTGAGACATTCAAAGCCGCGAAAGTCGATGAAAACAACCGTGAAAAAATAATCTCTGAATTTGCAGATATTCAGTCATACACAAAATTTACATTTCCCGGAAGAGGTAAAAAATATTCAGATTTTGAATGGAATTTCACCTGCTTCAGCGGAGTTGATTACGCAGAAGGAAAAGAATCACACATTTACAAAATACAGTCTGAATACGGAAACGACTGGGAAGAAATGATCGATGATGAGAAAGGTAATTACGATTATCTGATGTTTAATGACGTTGAGCATAGAAATCCACACGTAAGAGAAGAGCTCAACAATTGGGCAAAATGGTATTTTGAAGAAACTAATTTTGACGGCGTAAGACTGGACGCTCTTAAGCATATATCTTTTGACTTTTATAAAGAATGGCTTACGTTATTACGAGCTAATTCCGGTAAAAATATTTTTGCAGTAGGAGAATATTGGGCTCCCGGACAACTCAATCTGCTTCAGAAATACATTGACGCAACCGAAGGATGCATGAGCCTTTTTGACAGCTCACTGCAAAATAATCTACATACAGCATCTAAAGAAGGAGATTCTTATGATCTTAGAAGAATCTTCGACATGACTTTAACCGATGCTGACCCGGAACATTCTGTAAGCCTTGTCGACAATCATGATACGCAGCCGTTACAAGATCTGGAAGCTCCAGTAGAAAATTGGTTCAAGCCTCTCGCTTATGCACTGATTCTTTTGAGAGAAAAAGGTTATCCTTGTGTATTTTATCCCGATTTATATGGCGCTCACTATAAGGACAATGACCGCGAAGGTAACGAGCAGGAAATATTTTTGGATAAAGTAGATGGCATCGAAGAAATGTTGAAAGCACGAAAGGAAAACGCATATGGTGCACAGAAAGATTATTTTGAAGACGCTAACTGTATTGGATGGACTCGTGAAGGTGATGATGAACATCAAGGTTGTGCAGTTGTATTAAGCAACAAAGATTCTTACGTAAAACCTATGGAAATGGGTGAAAAATACGTAGGAAAAACTTTCTATGATGTGCTGGGAAGATCTGAGGAGAAGATTGTAATTCGCGAAGACGGATGGGCAGATTTTCCGGTTCCCGCCGGCAATGTGAGCGTTTGGATTCCTGAATAA
- a CDS encoding ABC transporter ATP-binding protein codes for MKKQDTWAIVKRLFFIGMKFRSWFIFTLIISIILSIVSTYRPYLTMQIVDNDITKLKDKALMMKHIYALVGLVFAETILNFFLVYFSNFISQNVIRDIRERLYNKLIYFRTAFFDKTPIGQLVTRAVGDVETIATVYTDGFLMVFGDVLRIIFVLFMMFQVDVHLSYISLAILPLMVVITRFFQKRLKKAFGDERSWTSNQNSFVQERLAGMPIIQVFNRQQAEFKKFDDINITLKNALLRTVFIFSLFFPVVELISSLFIGFVLFYGGYITISAGVVIAFIQFISMLIRPLRQIADRFNNIQRGIVGAERVLGIMDEDYAMPNNGKISKDHFDGKIEFKDVRFAYDDKQEVLKGIDFKVNPGETVAIVGATGAGKSTIISLITRLYDINSGEIYIDDVELKDYELYNLRSHIGVVLQDVFLFHGSIFENLAFGDDTVTLEKIKAGAKEIEVDDFIESLPGGYEYVVSERGSSISLGQRQLLSFLRAYLSDPKILILDEATSSIDHESEKLIQRATEKITKNRTSIIIAHRLSTIEKADKIIVMEHGKIVEEGKHLELLDKNGYYATLYKAQLRHEIEVQ; via the coding sequence ATGAAAAAACAAGATACGTGGGCAATTGTAAAAAGGCTTTTCTTCATTGGTATGAAGTTTCGGTCTTGGTTTATTTTTACCCTGATTATATCCATTATACTTTCCATCGTTTCTACATACAGGCCATATCTCACCATGCAGATTGTAGATAATGATATTACAAAACTGAAAGATAAAGCCTTGATGATGAAGCATATTTATGCTTTGGTCGGTTTAGTTTTTGCAGAAACCATATTAAATTTCTTTTTGGTTTATTTTTCAAATTTTATTTCGCAGAATGTTATCAGAGACATTCGCGAAAGATTATACAATAAATTAATTTATTTCAGAACCGCTTTTTTTGATAAAACTCCTATCGGGCAATTGGTTACCCGAGCGGTTGGTGACGTAGAGACTATTGCTACAGTTTACACCGATGGTTTTCTCATGGTTTTCGGAGATGTTTTGAGAATTATCTTCGTTCTTTTTATGATGTTTCAGGTAGATGTTCACCTGAGTTATATTTCTCTTGCGATTTTACCTTTAATGGTTGTCATTACAAGATTTTTTCAGAAACGGCTTAAAAAAGCTTTTGGCGATGAAAGATCATGGACTTCAAACCAAAATTCGTTTGTACAGGAAAGATTAGCCGGAATGCCTATCATTCAGGTTTTTAACAGACAACAGGCGGAGTTTAAAAAGTTTGACGACATCAACATTACTTTGAAAAATGCTTTGCTAAGAACGGTTTTTATCTTCTCGTTATTTTTTCCTGTTGTTGAATTAATCTCTTCACTTTTTATTGGTTTCGTATTATTCTACGGCGGCTATATTACCATCAGCGCGGGTGTTGTGATTGCGTTTATTCAGTTTATATCAATGTTAATTCGTCCTTTAAGACAAATTGCTGATCGCTTTAATAATATCCAAAGAGGTATTGTAGGTGCAGAGAGAGTTTTGGGAATCATGGATGAAGATTATGCGATGCCGAACAACGGAAAAATTTCCAAAGATCATTTCGACGGAAAAATAGAGTTTAAAGATGTACGATTTGCTTATGACGACAAGCAGGAAGTCTTAAAAGGAATTGATTTTAAAGTAAATCCCGGAGAAACTGTAGCTATTGTAGGTGCAACAGGAGCCGGAAAATCTACGATAATCAGTTTAATTACAAGACTGTACGATATTAATTCCGGTGAAATTTATATCGACGATGTTGAGTTGAAAGATTACGAACTTTATAACCTCAGAAGTCATATTGGAGTTGTTTTACAGGATGTTTTCCTGTTTCACGGAAGTATCTTTGAGAATCTTGCTTTCGGAGATGACACGGTGACTTTAGAAAAAATAAAAGCCGGAGCAAAGGAAATTGAGGTTGATGATTTTATAGAAAGTCTTCCCGGAGGTTATGAATATGTGGTGAGCGAAAGAGGCTCATCTATTTCGCTAGGACAAAGGCAGTTATTGTCGTTCTTAAGAGCTTATCTGTCTGATCCTAAGATTCTTATTCTGGACGAGGCAACCTCATCAATCGATCACGAAAGTGAAAAACTGATTCAGAGAGCGACAGAAAAAATTACCAAAAACCGTACATCAATTATCATTGCACACAGACTTTCAACGATTGAGAAGGCAGATAAAATCATCGTAATGGAACACGGTAAAATCGTTGAAGAAGGAAAACATCTTGAACTTCTAGACAAAAACGGTTATTACGCAACTTTATATAAGGCGCAGTTGCGACATGAGATCGAAGTTCAGTAG
- the dinB gene encoding DNA polymerase IV produces the protein MDFSLPVRKIIHVDMDAFYASVEQHDNPELKGKAIAVGGGHRGVVSAASYEARKYGVRSAMPSKTAKEKCPHLIFVPPRFSRYKEISRKIREIFYEYTDLVEPLSLDEAYLDVTENKKGIESANQIAKEIRQKIFEATGLTASAGIAINKFLAKVASDINKPNGQKTIHPDKMEAFLEELPVEKFYGVGKVTANKMFTFGIFKGKDLKKRTLEDLTRLFGKSGGYYYNVVRGIHNSEVKPHRIQKSVAVERTFFEDLADEQQIDEKLNSLSEELHQRLQKNNVLGRSLTLKIKYKDFSLYTRSITKEEYFSSPAEFFQTSKKLWELRPFDKAVRLLGLSLSHLNTEEKKQVSVQLKIPFQEFE, from the coding sequence ATGGATTTTTCTTTGCCGGTTCGCAAAATTATACATGTTGATATGGATGCATTCTATGCTTCTGTGGAGCAGCACGACAATCCTGAACTGAAGGGAAAAGCAATCGCCGTGGGCGGCGGTCATCGTGGTGTAGTTTCAGCAGCGAGTTATGAAGCCAGAAAATATGGAGTGCGTTCTGCAATGCCAAGTAAAACTGCAAAAGAAAAATGCCCACATCTTATATTTGTTCCTCCCAGATTTTCACGTTATAAAGAAATTTCCAGAAAAATAAGAGAAATATTTTACGAATATACAGACCTTGTAGAACCTCTTTCTTTAGATGAAGCGTATCTCGACGTTACAGAAAACAAAAAAGGAATAGAATCGGCTAATCAAATTGCTAAGGAAATTCGGCAGAAAATATTTGAAGCAACCGGTTTGACGGCTTCTGCAGGAATTGCAATCAATAAATTTTTAGCGAAAGTAGCATCAGACATCAATAAACCTAACGGACAGAAAACCATACATCCCGATAAGATGGAAGCTTTTTTAGAAGAGCTTCCTGTAGAAAAATTCTATGGAGTCGGAAAAGTAACTGCCAATAAAATGTTTACTTTCGGAATTTTTAAGGGAAAAGATTTAAAAAAACGAACGCTGGAAGATCTTACGAGGCTCTTCGGGAAATCTGGCGGATATTACTACAATGTCGTTCGCGGAATTCACAACTCTGAAGTAAAACCTCACAGAATTCAAAAAAGCGTTGCCGTAGAAAGAACTTTTTTTGAAGACCTTGCAGATGAACAGCAGATTGACGAAAAGCTAAACAGTCTTAGCGAAGAACTTCATCAGCGCCTGCAAAAAAACAACGTTTTGGGACGATCTTTAACTTTAAAAATAAAGTACAAAGATTTTTCACTGTATACGAGAAGTATCACAAAAGAAGAATATTTCTCATCGCCCGCTGAGTTTTTTCAAACTTCAAAAAAGCTTTGGGAACTACGCCCTTTTGATAAAGCGGTACGATTATTGGGATTATCACTTTCTCATCTCAATACAGAAGAGAAAAAACAGGTATCAGTTCAACTAAAAATCCCGTTTCAGGAATTTGAATGA
- a CDS encoding winged helix-turn-helix transcriptional regulator → MTAIKENSTIQENRKNLLDQCPVMYVMEKISGFWKPIILFQLSTGEKRYSELKRAIPKVTEKMLIQHLKQLESDGLIIRTAKPVVPPHVTYKLSDAGNRLAPVIDAMADWAYQDMEMRYQ, encoded by the coding sequence ATGACAGCTATTAAAGAAAACTCAACTATTCAGGAGAATAGAAAAAACTTGCTCGATCAGTGTCCGGTAATGTATGTGATGGAAAAAATTTCGGGTTTCTGGAAACCTATTATTTTATTTCAACTTTCTACTGGAGAAAAAAGGTATAGTGAACTAAAAAGGGCAATCCCTAAAGTAACGGAAAAAATGCTCATTCAGCATTTGAAACAACTTGAAAGTGACGGATTAATCATAAGAACCGCAAAACCAGTTGTTCCGCCTCATGTTACCTATAAATTGAGCGATGCCGGAAACAGACTTGCTCCCGTAATTGATGCAATGGCAGATTGGGCATATCAGGATATGGAAATGAGATATCAGTAA